From a single Thermoanaerobaculia bacterium genomic region:
- a CDS encoding GAF domain-containing protein, with protein sequence MSDEKNHQRNALQRGEEFLRLFNEGKAFTEELMKENERLRHKIASIEDTRSGQHEDNLAKEVARLRERISDLEEEHKMLLETHHKVEEENKDFASRYIEIEEQNNNLANLYVASYQLHSTLDFQEVLQIVVEIVINLIGSEAFSIMLVDEKTNELKTLACEGAEMIDGMDTLSIKVGEGAIGKVAKTGESYFINQAPSDAPVDLLNPLVAIPLKIKEHVIGTIVIYRLLQQKDSFSAVDYELFSLLAGQAATAIFAAKLYSQSERKLTTIQSFLELLTTSS encoded by the coding sequence ATGTCTGACGAGAAAAATCATCAGCGGAACGCGCTTCAGCGCGGGGAGGAATTTCTTCGTCTCTTTAACGAGGGGAAGGCCTTCACCGAAGAGCTGATGAAAGAAAATGAACGGCTGCGCCACAAAATTGCTTCCATTGAAGATACCCGTTCCGGTCAGCACGAGGACAATCTGGCGAAGGAAGTGGCCCGGCTTCGAGAACGAATTTCCGACCTGGAAGAGGAGCATAAAATGCTTCTCGAGACCCACCACAAGGTCGAAGAAGAAAATAAAGATTTCGCTTCCCGGTATATAGAAATCGAAGAGCAGAATAACAACCTGGCGAATCTGTACGTGGCCAGTTACCAGCTCCATTCCACCCTTGATTTCCAGGAAGTCCTGCAGATCGTCGTGGAAATCGTAATCAACCTCATTGGATCAGAAGCATTTTCCATCATGCTGGTCGATGAAAAGACGAACGAATTGAAGACTCTGGCCTGTGAAGGCGCGGAGATGATTGACGGTATGGACACCCTGAGTATCAAGGTAGGGGAAGGAGCCATCGGTAAGGTAGCCAAAACGGGAGAAAGCTATTTCATTAACCAGGCTCCTTCCGATGCGCCGGTCGATCTTCTCAATCCCCTCGTCGCCATACCCCTTAAAATCAAGGAACACGTCATCGGCACCATCGTGATTTACCGGCTTCTTCAACAGAAAGATTCCTTTTCCGCCGTTGACTATGAACTTTTCTCTTTACTTGCCGGCCAGGCCGCGACAGCCATTTTCGCCGCCAAGCTCTACTCCCAGTCCGAACGGAAGCTCACCACCATCCAGAGCTTCCTCGAACTGTTGACCACTTCATCGTAG
- the leuS gene encoding leucine--tRNA ligase — MTDRQYDFQTIEQRWQQFWHGRNVAYVDTSKVTDKFYMLMMFPYPSGNLHVGHGRNYILGDAVYRYFQMRGRRALNPMGWDAFGLPAENAAIKNKTHPRTWTLENIKRMKDQFYRWGILYDWSKEVTTCLPDYYRWNQWLFLQMVKRDLAYRSYAPVNWCPSCTTVLANEQVVAGGCERCGTLVEGKMLEQWFFRITRYADRLLEGLDTLVQWPERVLTLQRNWIGRSAGSDIQFDIPELNTSVTVFTTRPDTLFGATFLAIAPEHPLAEKMVAPEEQEKLKQLCTRDPEDTAKKGIKARVHAIHPLTGKKMPVWIANFVLMEYGTGAIMSVPGHDQRDFEFARAYDIPIVEVIHKENGFDGNCAYDGPGKLINSGEFDGMDSEDAREAITARLAEQGRGNSMVRYKLRDWLISRQRYWGTPIPMVYCDACGIVPEKEENLPILLPEVELTGRSGNPLASSEEFLTCFCPACGKPARRETDTMDTFVDSSWYYARYITPKEGSGMFNRSLADKWLPIDLYIGGIEHAILHLLYSRFICRVLHDIGMISIEEPFTRLFTQGMIYKFSETTQKLEKMSKSKGNVVPPDELIREYGADTERLYTLFIGPPEKDAEWNDRGVIGAYRFLNRFWNLAMDIREGTEEDCTFGEAENRLLRKFHTTIKKTTRDFEKFHFNTAVSAIMELLNELSAYHQGKVRDKKLEIDTVKAMCKLLHPIAPHITEEVFQIYGGEHSLMETPWPAYNPDLAKEERVTIVIQVNGKLRDQFEVDRGTPEEEIKTMARECENIARHIGNSPIRKVIYVKEKLVNFVI, encoded by the coding sequence ATGACCGACCGACAATACGATTTTCAAACGATCGAACAGCGCTGGCAACAGTTCTGGCATGGCAGAAACGTGGCCTATGTGGATACTTCCAAGGTCACGGACAAATTCTACATGCTCATGATGTTCCCCTATCCATCCGGAAACCTTCACGTCGGCCACGGGAGGAACTACATCCTGGGTGATGCCGTATATCGGTACTTCCAGATGCGGGGCAGGAGAGCGCTGAATCCCATGGGATGGGATGCTTTCGGGCTTCCCGCGGAAAATGCTGCCATAAAGAATAAAACCCATCCCCGAACCTGGACCCTCGAAAACATCAAACGTATGAAGGATCAGTTCTACCGATGGGGTATTCTCTATGACTGGTCCAAGGAAGTCACGACCTGCCTCCCGGACTATTACCGCTGGAACCAGTGGCTCTTTCTGCAGATGGTCAAACGCGATCTGGCCTATCGTTCCTACGCCCCCGTTAACTGGTGCCCTTCCTGCACGACCGTTCTTGCCAACGAGCAGGTGGTTGCCGGCGGCTGTGAACGATGCGGCACCCTGGTGGAAGGAAAGATGCTTGAGCAGTGGTTCTTTCGGATTACCCGGTACGCGGACCGACTGCTCGAAGGCCTCGACACCCTCGTTCAATGGCCGGAACGGGTTCTCACCCTTCAGCGAAACTGGATCGGACGCAGTGCGGGATCGGATATCCAATTTGATATTCCGGAACTGAACACATCGGTAACTGTTTTCACCACCCGGCCGGACACTCTTTTTGGCGCCACCTTCCTGGCCATTGCACCGGAACATCCCCTTGCGGAGAAGATGGTGGCCCCGGAAGAGCAGGAAAAGTTGAAGCAACTTTGCACCCGTGACCCTGAAGACACGGCGAAAAAGGGTATCAAGGCACGCGTCCATGCCATTCATCCCCTGACGGGAAAGAAGATGCCGGTTTGGATCGCCAACTTTGTCCTTATGGAGTATGGAACGGGAGCTATCATGTCGGTTCCGGGCCATGACCAGAGAGATTTCGAGTTTGCCCGGGCCTACGATATCCCCATCGTTGAAGTTATCCATAAAGAGAATGGGTTTGACGGGAACTGCGCCTATGACGGTCCCGGCAAACTGATCAACAGCGGAGAGTTCGACGGCATGGATTCCGAAGATGCCAGGGAAGCCATCACCGCCCGGCTGGCCGAACAGGGCCGCGGAAACTCCATGGTTCGTTACAAGCTTCGTGACTGGCTTATCTCCCGCCAGCGTTACTGGGGAACTCCCATTCCCATGGTGTACTGCGATGCATGCGGCATTGTCCCGGAGAAGGAGGAAAACCTCCCCATTCTCCTTCCCGAGGTAGAACTGACGGGACGTTCCGGAAATCCGCTGGCTTCTTCAGAAGAGTTTTTAACGTGTTTCTGCCCTGCCTGCGGAAAACCCGCCCGCCGGGAAACGGATACCATGGACACCTTTGTCGATTCTTCCTGGTATTACGCGCGATATATCACCCCCAAGGAAGGGTCGGGAATGTTCAATCGATCCCTGGCTGACAAATGGCTCCCCATCGATCTTTACATCGGAGGAATCGAACACGCCATTCTCCATCTGCTCTATTCACGATTTATCTGCAGAGTCCTGCATGACATCGGAATGATCAGTATCGAAGAACCCTTCACCCGTCTCTTTACTCAGGGTATGATCTACAAGTTCTCCGAAACCACGCAGAAGCTGGAGAAGATGTCGAAATCCAAGGGAAATGTCGTTCCGCCCGACGAACTGATCCGGGAGTACGGGGCCGACACAGAGAGGCTGTACACGCTTTTCATCGGTCCACCCGAGAAGGATGCCGAATGGAATGACCGAGGTGTGATCGGTGCATACCGTTTCCTGAACCGTTTCTGGAACCTTGCGATGGACATTCGGGAAGGAACCGAAGAAGACTGTACTTTTGGAGAGGCGGAAAACCGACTTCTCCGAAAGTTCCACACGACCATTAAGAAAACAACCCGCGATTTTGAAAAGTTTCATTTCAATACCGCCGTATCCGCCATCATGGAATTGTTGAACGAACTTTCCGCCTACCACCAGGGAAAGGTCCGGGACAAGAAGCTGGAAATTGATACGGTCAAGGCAATGTGTAAACTCCTCCATCCGATTGCCCCTCACATCACCGAAGAAGTATTTCAGATCTATGGAGGCGAACACTCCCTGATGGAGACGCCTTGGCCGGCCTACAATCCCGATCTGGCCAAGGAGGAGCGTGTCACCATCGTCATCCAGGTGAATGGCAAGCTCCGTGATCAGTTCGAAGTCGATCGCGGCACGCCGGAGGAAGAGATCAAGACCATGGCCCGTGAATGCGAAAACATCGCGCGCCATATCGGAAACAGCCCGATTCGAAAAGTCATTTACGTGAAGGAAAAACTGGTAAATTTCGTCATCTGA
- a CDS encoding response regulator: MDGITFLVVEDSPTMRQLISFSLKRFKNCRIVEAVDGVDALKKLSVDKVDMILTDINMPVMDGLKLVSLVRQNPDLKTIPIIIITTEGAEEDKQRGLALGANAYIAKPIQSSHLIKTITELLPIQ; the protein is encoded by the coding sequence ATGGATGGCATAACGTTTCTCGTCGTAGAAGACTCGCCCACCATGCGTCAGTTGATCTCCTTCTCCCTGAAGCGGTTTAAAAACTGCCGCATCGTGGAGGCTGTGGATGGAGTGGATGCTTTGAAAAAGCTTTCGGTCGATAAAGTCGACATGATATTGACAGACATCAACATGCCCGTCATGGATGGTCTCAAGCTCGTTTCCCTGGTCCGTCAAAATCCGGATCTCAAAACGATTCCGATTATCATCATCACGACCGAAGGTGCCGAGGAAGACAAACAGAGGGGCCTGGCCCTGGGTGCCAACGCTTATATCGCAAAGCCGATCCAGTCGTCCCATCTGATCAAGACTATTACGGAGCTGCTTCCCATTCAATGA
- a CDS encoding M1 family aminopeptidase, with protein MARIILGFFLATFLSFTLMASLEPAESGFSVEGVDLSVGSAVIHLEKGTATPVTEKDGAAGFLFSGTGTFTMKVSDPFALQVLPYNLEHGSHLPARESPVTEPFTEILCLGNPAMDLIPDTLDTPSPAGEMIKGMAESYFDQPVFQIVPFARAGITNGTAELGCYLKGRHDTLIYMHDPVWRQLEILSALDTSTFRRKGKSNLLIQYDLVSQPLGWKRPEARPSTLLMTGMLYDMDFRNMSNLQGTYTVGYTASRPGLKAVQLDLLNRVFTIQGQGLDGRSLFHEEDVDYETTSYTVLEKTLSVVGVSLLNGKSLAYSHSGDILTVHLPAITRAGDTVQLKIEVKGNVFEPTPEEGSYVALSGVSWFPAPCDGYQSVDAVFSGTIRTKKPILAFASADVFEQKEVGDEAIFTGKTSFRDDYHALAIGTYFPKTSTIRDVDITISSAVFENQKAQELLSGLTDAILDIYTHYLDAFPFKHLFLIEGKGLGYGHAPPAMVFASGEIFNSLKDEETQLYSKGANERFAHEVAHQYFGHMVRDRQPGDEWLTEAASEYMAALFLKFRWHKKDFKYLYTFWYNRVKTRTGVASPYAAHLLDGLDADTYRWDLIYCKGPVILHALRDEVGDKMFYTILRSFLKSFPHQKASTEDFIGLVNYITKKEWHPFFEKYVYGMELPPKSSSNM; from the coding sequence ATGGCAAGGATTATTTTGGGATTTTTTCTCGCAACCTTTCTATCTTTTACCCTGATGGCGTCCCTCGAACCGGCGGAATCAGGATTCTCCGTCGAGGGTGTCGATCTTTCGGTCGGGTCCGCCGTCATCCATCTGGAAAAGGGAACGGCGACACCGGTGACGGAGAAGGACGGAGCTGCCGGCTTTCTCTTTTCCGGGACGGGTACCTTCACGATGAAGGTCTCAGATCCCTTCGCTCTGCAGGTATTACCTTACAACCTCGAGCATGGCTCCCATCTTCCCGCCAGGGAATCCCCGGTGACGGAGCCCTTTACGGAAATTCTCTGTCTGGGGAACCCGGCAATGGACCTGATTCCTGACACGCTGGATACTCCATCCCCGGCCGGGGAGATGATAAAGGGAATGGCGGAATCGTACTTCGATCAACCCGTCTTTCAGATCGTTCCCTTCGCCCGGGCCGGGATTACGAACGGGACCGCCGAGCTTGGCTGTTATCTCAAGGGCAGGCACGATACGCTGATCTACATGCACGATCCGGTATGGCGTCAGCTGGAGATACTATCCGCTCTGGACACCAGCACGTTCCGAAGGAAGGGAAAGTCCAATCTTCTGATTCAGTACGATCTCGTCTCTCAGCCGCTGGGATGGAAACGTCCGGAGGCCCGACCCTCCACCCTCCTCATGACCGGCATGCTGTACGACATGGATTTTCGGAACATGTCGAACCTTCAGGGTACCTATACCGTCGGATACACCGCATCCCGGCCCGGATTGAAGGCCGTCCAGCTTGATCTCCTGAACCGGGTTTTCACGATCCAGGGGCAGGGATTGGACGGAAGGTCCCTCTTTCATGAAGAGGATGTGGATTATGAAACCACTTCTTACACGGTACTCGAGAAAACTCTTTCCGTAGTTGGTGTTTCCCTTCTGAATGGAAAATCTCTTGCCTATTCCCACAGCGGAGACATTCTGACAGTTCATCTCCCGGCAATTACTCGAGCCGGTGATACGGTTCAGCTGAAGATTGAAGTTAAGGGAAATGTCTTTGAACCGACACCGGAAGAGGGGAGCTATGTGGCGTTAAGCGGGGTTTCCTGGTTTCCCGCTCCATGTGACGGATACCAGTCGGTGGATGCCGTTTTTTCGGGAACGATTCGAACGAAGAAACCCATTCTGGCCTTTGCGTCCGCCGATGTCTTCGAGCAAAAAGAGGTGGGAGATGAAGCCATTTTTACGGGCAAAACCTCATTCCGGGATGATTACCACGCCCTTGCCATCGGAACGTACTTTCCCAAAACCTCTACGATCCGTGATGTGGATATCACCATTTCGTCCGCCGTTTTTGAAAACCAGAAAGCACAGGAGCTTCTCTCCGGCCTGACGGACGCCATTCTGGACATCTACACCCACTACCTGGACGCGTTTCCTTTCAAACATCTCTTTCTCATCGAGGGCAAGGGCCTCGGCTACGGTCACGCCCCCCCCGCGATGGTTTTCGCATCCGGAGAAATCTTCAACTCCCTGAAAGATGAAGAAACCCAGCTTTACTCCAAGGGAGCCAATGAGAGGTTTGCCCATGAAGTGGCCCATCAGTATTTCGGTCATATGGTGCGGGACCGTCAACCCGGGGATGAGTGGCTTACCGAAGCGGCATCCGAATACATGGCGGCCCTTTTCCTGAAGTTTCGATGGCATAAGAAGGATTTCAAGTATCTTTATACTTTCTGGTACAACCGTGTGAAGACCCGCACGGGTGTGGCTTCGCCCTATGCGGCTCACCTGCTGGACGGTCTCGATGCCGATACCTATCGTTGGGATCTCATTTACTGCAAGGGCCCGGTGATTCTCCATGCGCTACGTGATGAAGTCGGCGATAAGATGTTCTACACGATTCTGAGAAGCTTTCTGAAATCCTTTCCGCACCAGAAGGCTTCCACGGAAGACTTCATTGGGCTGGTCAATTACATCACGAAAAAAGAATGGCATCCCTTCTTTGAGAAATATGTGTACGGAATGGAGCTTCCTCCCAAAAGTTCATCGAACATGTAA
- a CDS encoding LptE family protein, translated as MRTISFSILTLLLAACGYHLVGQSSTLPKEIHSIYIPTFENKTGQPELELRLTAAVADEFVARGRYRVAAAPEDADAILQGVITSFGLSPMALDPDGRATDYQLTIQLKVSLHQVGKDEPVWENPSFTFREQYSVGTVAEDYYDRLFQAVDELSQSFAQSLITSMLEGF; from the coding sequence ATGCGAACGATCAGCTTCTCCATCCTGACGCTTCTCCTGGCAGCCTGCGGCTATCACCTGGTGGGCCAATCCAGCACCCTTCCGAAGGAAATCCACTCGATCTATATTCCGACCTTTGAAAACAAGACGGGACAACCCGAGCTGGAACTTCGTCTGACGGCAGCCGTAGCGGACGAGTTTGTCGCCCGGGGCCGGTACCGGGTGGCAGCCGCACCTGAAGATGCCGACGCGATTCTTCAGGGTGTAATCACCTCCTTCGGCCTTTCCCCCATGGCGCTGGATCCTGACGGCCGTGCGACCGATTACCAGCTCACGATTCAGCTCAAGGTCAGCCTTCACCAGGTTGGGAAGGATGAACCGGTCTGGGAAAACCCTTCCTTTACCTTTCGGGAACAGTACAGCGTGGGCACCGTAGCCGAAGATTATTATGACCGCCTCTTTCAGGCCGTGGATGAATTATCGCAATCCTTCGCCCAATCTCTGATCACCAGTATGCTGGAAGGGTTCTGA
- the miaA gene encoding tRNA (adenosine(37)-N6)-dimethylallyltransferase MiaA, whose protein sequence is MRQTNSQRGLLLSRPPATGGPRIPRPQPLIILLGPTASGKSDVGIHLARHVGGEIINADAFQVYQGLDIGTGKVTAALRNEIPHHLLDIVPPHAQFTAGEFGKRARSIAGEISRRGRTPILVGGTGFYIRSFLKGLADIPPVPAHLRGAITALGEKNGWNRLYRWLEVLDSPYAASISPSDRQRIERALEVTLHTGHPLSSYFREESTSADQIPSIKIGITMERSLLAERIRQRVRSMVRSGWLDEVRTLLIKGCTGEEPAFKAIGYREIFEVLQGRQDLEGAIETIASITIKYAKRQMTWFRKESHVTWFDGRDIEVAKVQILEYYKGRTRSTRALK, encoded by the coding sequence ATGCGGCAAACGAATTCCCAAAGGGGACTTCTACTGTCCCGACCACCTGCGACAGGTGGTCCACGAATACCAAGACCACAACCGCTGATTATCTTACTCGGACCTACGGCCTCCGGAAAGAGTGACGTTGGTATCCACCTTGCCCGTCATGTGGGTGGGGAGATTATCAATGCCGATGCTTTCCAGGTTTACCAGGGCCTGGATATCGGCACGGGAAAGGTGACGGCAGCGCTGAGAAATGAAATCCCCCATCACCTTCTGGATATCGTGCCCCCTCACGCTCAGTTCACCGCCGGAGAATTCGGGAAGCGTGCCCGATCCATCGCCGGGGAGATTAGCCGTCGCGGCCGAACCCCCATTCTCGTCGGAGGAACCGGGTTTTATATCCGAAGCTTTCTAAAAGGCCTCGCGGACATTCCCCCTGTCCCCGCGCACCTTCGTGGTGCCATCACAGCTCTCGGGGAAAAAAATGGCTGGAATCGGCTCTATCGATGGCTTGAAGTCCTGGATTCGCCCTATGCCGCTTCCATTTCCCCTTCCGATCGCCAGCGCATCGAACGCGCGTTGGAAGTCACACTGCACACGGGACACCCGCTTTCCAGTTATTTCCGGGAAGAATCGACCTCAGCGGACCAGATTCCCTCCATCAAGATCGGCATCACCATGGAACGTTCCCTCCTGGCCGAGAGAATACGACAGAGAGTGCGCTCCATGGTGAGATCGGGATGGCTGGATGAAGTTCGCACACTCCTGATAAAGGGATGCACGGGAGAAGAACCCGCATTCAAGGCCATTGGATATCGGGAAATTTTTGAAGTTCTTCAGGGCAGGCAAGACCTGGAGGGAGCCATCGAAACGATCGCATCCATCACGATCAAATACGCCAAGCGTCAGATGACCTGGTTCCGGAAGGAGAGCCATGTAACCTGGTTTGACGGCAGAGATATCGAGGTTGCCAAAGTCCAAATTCTCGAGTATTATAAAGGCAGGACGAGGAGTACTCGGGCTTTGAAATGA
- a CDS encoding heme-binding protein, with amino-acid sequence MILFSLVPGEEKSRLMAAETIPYTIVQKDGPIEIRQYEPYSVAEMEITSLFEEAGSMAFRPLFRYISGKNSSQRKIAMTAPVTQEAAEKENRTPLTEAAVWKIGFVMPSHLSFETLPSPDDPAITIRRIPARRIAALRYSGTWSHERYSRFLEQLEIWIRKNGYRILDQPVFARYDPPFMPFFMRHNEILIPIEREATGEPGRQEH; translated from the coding sequence ATGATTCTGTTCAGTCTGGTTCCCGGAGAGGAGAAATCTAGACTTATGGCTGCGGAAACGATTCCCTATACAATCGTTCAAAAAGACGGCCCGATCGAAATTCGCCAGTATGAACCCTATTCCGTGGCAGAAATGGAAATCACATCTCTCTTTGAGGAAGCCGGATCCATGGCCTTCCGTCCGCTCTTCCGTTATATCTCCGGAAAAAATTCATCACAACGCAAGATTGCAATGACTGCACCGGTTACACAGGAGGCGGCGGAAAAAGAGAACCGCACTCCTCTTACGGAGGCGGCTGTCTGGAAAATCGGCTTTGTCATGCCTTCCCATCTGAGCTTTGAAACCCTTCCTTCTCCCGATGATCCGGCCATAACCATTCGAAGAATTCCGGCCCGCAGGATTGCGGCCCTGCGATATTCTGGAACCTGGTCCCACGAGCGCTATTCGAGATTCCTCGAACAGCTGGAGATCTGGATCCGGAAAAATGGATACCGGATCCTCGATCAGCCGGTTTTCGCAAGATATGATCCTCCCTTCATGCCATTCTTTATGCGCCACAATGAAATCCTCATTCCGATCGAACGTGAGGCGACTGGCGAACCTGGAAGGCAGGAACATTGA
- a CDS encoding homocysteine S-methyltransferase family protein: protein MTGGSLPTDHIMIMDGAVGTMLAPVTRLRPDSPVELLSITEPEKVLSLHRSYIQAGAEWITTNSFSAHPITLQDAGLSEKAQEINRCAARLARRAVGQMDHPALVAGSVGLPPVQASHPSGNDVRVGFRIQIEALLEGGADLIFLETLHHTALAIEAFSAIQEIRSSGRPVEVAVSLAVNPAGSLSSGEDVKTLIHLAETISPLFLGVNCISILDDVKPVMDILARSTTLPLALRPSAGLPDSGGSYPADPDTFVRSMTLISREGLLNYAGGCCGTTPDHIRLLARSLQGIPCRRLSATATP from the coding sequence ATGACAGGAGGCTCCCTGCCCACTGATCACATCATGATAATGGACGGAGCGGTCGGGACAATGCTCGCACCCGTTACCCGCCTGCGTCCGGATTCTCCGGTGGAACTCCTCTCCATCACTGAACCGGAGAAAGTCCTCTCTCTTCACAGATCCTACATCCAGGCCGGGGCGGAGTGGATCACGACTAATTCCTTTTCTGCTCATCCCATCACTCTGCAGGATGCAGGATTGTCAGAAAAAGCGCAGGAAATCAATCGATGTGCGGCACGACTCGCACGTCGAGCCGTCGGGCAAATGGATCATCCCGCCCTGGTCGCCGGTTCGGTAGGCCTCCCCCCTGTCCAAGCCTCTCATCCGTCAGGGAACGATGTGCGCGTTGGATTCCGAATCCAGATTGAAGCTCTTCTCGAGGGAGGAGCCGACCTGATCTTCCTGGAGACTCTCCACCACACCGCCCTGGCCATCGAGGCATTCTCAGCAATTCAGGAGATCCGCTCATCAGGAAGGCCCGTAGAAGTGGCCGTCAGTCTTGCCGTGAATCCGGCAGGAAGCCTGAGTTCTGGAGAAGATGTGAAGACCCTGATCCATCTCGCAGAGACAATCTCTCCCCTCTTTCTGGGCGTCAACTGCATTTCCATCCTTGATGATGTGAAACCCGTGATGGACATCCTCGCTCGATCCACCACCCTGCCTCTGGCCCTGCGCCCTTCAGCCGGGCTTCCGGATTCGGGCGGGAGCTACCCTGCGGATCCCGATACTTTTGTCCGATCGATGACCCTGATTTCCCGGGAAGGGTTACTGAACTATGCGGGGGGCTGCTGCGGCACGACACCCGATCACATCCGTTTACTTGCCCGCAGTCTTCAGGGTATCCCCTGCCGAAGGCTTTCAGCTACAGCAACACCCTGA
- a CDS encoding glycosyltransferase family 87 protein, translated as MSGEERLRRVVGPLFLILCLGSAYWIAPDFGPYDFHTYHTAGVLLEEGSSSDAIYNVSFLRNAHKRIHDRAGLGPYFYSPVTLPAARILAFADSAESAVRMYRVAIFVILGLVLAGLGVQSGSWLWPALLALSYPVQCQFTYNNATPVLTGLIALFIVGIRAERWFLAGLSLALAMTIKPYVVLFLLPLFLARMFRPILWTLGASSGAVLVSFAWSTPSAWMAWADQLITRGAMGIYAIYNNLSVPALIVRPFSPRVLWVKPIAFGDFPGLPFMLLAALPALVLVLLLRRKSLREPGFGEVMIYLLLLSPFTWDHVYLFLLLVPLLYPRLLKTTALLIVPTLFYYPVLQILLSRESWTVGLFLLLLYFPLVSIILGWKMKAESQDIQ; from the coding sequence ATGTCCGGAGAGGAACGGTTACGAAGAGTAGTCGGCCCCCTTTTTCTCATACTCTGTCTTGGATCTGCGTACTGGATTGCTCCCGATTTTGGGCCCTATGATTTTCACACCTACCACACGGCAGGTGTACTTCTGGAGGAAGGATCCTCCAGTGATGCCATCTATAACGTCTCTTTCCTGCGGAATGCACACAAACGAATCCACGATCGTGCTGGACTGGGTCCATACTTTTACTCCCCTGTGACCCTGCCCGCTGCGAGAATCCTTGCCTTTGCAGATTCCGCTGAGTCGGCCGTACGGATGTACCGTGTCGCGATTTTTGTCATTCTCGGGCTCGTTCTCGCGGGGTTGGGTGTGCAGTCGGGATCCTGGCTGTGGCCGGCCCTGCTCGCCCTTTCCTATCCCGTTCAGTGCCAGTTCACCTACAATAACGCCACACCGGTTCTGACCGGCCTGATTGCGCTCTTTATCGTGGGAATCCGGGCTGAGCGATGGTTCCTGGCGGGGCTTTCCCTTGCTCTCGCCATGACCATCAAGCCCTATGTCGTTCTCTTCCTTCTCCCTCTTTTCCTGGCCCGCATGTTTCGCCCCATCCTCTGGACCCTGGGTGCTTCCTCAGGGGCGGTTCTGGTTTCTTTTGCGTGGAGTACGCCGTCGGCATGGATGGCCTGGGCGGATCAGCTGATCACCCGGGGCGCAATGGGAATCTACGCCATCTACAACAACCTGTCGGTTCCGGCCCTGATCGTGCGACCCTTTTCTCCGCGCGTTCTATGGGTCAAGCCCATTGCCTTCGGAGATTTTCCGGGATTGCCCTTTATGTTGCTCGCAGCCCTTCCGGCCCTGGTTCTCGTTCTCCTCCTCCGCAGAAAGTCCCTCCGGGAGCCGGGCTTTGGCGAGGTCATGATCTACCTCCTGCTCCTGAGTCCCTTCACCTGGGATCATGTTTATCTTTTCCTTTTGCTTGTCCCGCTCCTCTATCCGCGGCTTCTGAAAACAACCGCCCTGCTTATTGTCCCCACGCTTTTTTATTATCCAGTCCTTCAGATCCTCCTTTCCCGGGAAAGCTGGACTGTGGGCCTCTTTCTCCTGCTTCTCTATTTTCCCCTGGTCTCTATCATTCTGGGATGGAAGATGAAAGCCGAATCTCAGGATATTCAATGA
- the hfq gene encoding RNA chaperone Hfq: MSQVKSPMNVQDGFYNQLRKENTLIHIYLINGKRLTGKVRRFDRYAVVLGVRQKEILIYKHAIASVTLGEPDSGEPQNYSSMD; the protein is encoded by the coding sequence ATGTCCCAGGTCAAATCACCCATGAATGTGCAGGATGGGTTTTACAACCAGCTGCGCAAAGAGAACACCCTGATCCATATTTATCTCATTAATGGGAAACGACTTACCGGAAAGGTGCGACGCTTCGACCGGTATGCTGTTGTTCTGGGCGTGCGTCAGAAGGAAATTCTCATTTACAAGCATGCCATCGCATCCGTAACTCTCGGAGAACCTGACAGCGGTGAGCCGCAAAACTATTCATCGATGGATTGA